From one Candidatus Eisenbacteria bacterium genomic stretch:
- a CDS encoding restriction endonuclease subunit S: MEVKAGYKQTEVGVIPKDWEIKLLPDICRFRGGKAHEQHISDFGRFVCVNSKFISTNGCVRKYSTVNFCCAKRNDVLMVMSDLPNGKALAKAFLADQDNLYAVNQRVCALTPYRDCPKYLFYVLNRNPYFLGFDDGVNQTHLLNPVFQKCLLSLPPTKAEQEAIAEALSDANALIESLDQLLAKKRHIKQGAMQELLTGKKRLPGFSGEWEVKRLGEILTVCHGKSQSDVEATDGQYPILASGGEIGRANRFLYDKPSVLIGRKGTIDQPQYMDTPFWTVDTLFYSVVHEPNHAKFMFYRFCLIDWKQHNEASGVPSLNARTIEKIEISSPAPDEQSAIAAILSDMDVSIGALEAKLSKTRQLKQGMMQELLTGRIRLV; encoded by the coding sequence ATGGAAGTGAAGGCCGGCTACAAGCAGACCGAGGTGGGGGTGATTCCGAAGGATTGGGAGATCAAACTCTTGCCTGATATCTGCCGTTTTCGTGGTGGGAAAGCTCACGAACAGCATATCTCGGACTTTGGACGATTCGTCTGCGTGAACTCCAAGTTCATTTCGACGAATGGATGCGTCCGCAAGTACTCGACTGTCAACTTTTGCTGCGCAAAGCGAAATGATGTATTGATGGTCATGAGTGACCTGCCAAATGGTAAGGCTCTTGCGAAGGCCTTCTTGGCCGATCAGGACAACTTGTATGCTGTCAACCAGCGGGTTTGTGCGTTGACACCTTACCGCGATTGCCCGAAGTATCTGTTCTATGTACTGAACCGGAATCCCTACTTTTTGGGATTCGATGACGGAGTAAATCAGACACACCTTCTAAATCCTGTCTTTCAGAAGTGTCTTCTCTCACTCCCACCCACAAAAGCCGAACAAGAAGCCATCGCCGAGGCATTGAGCGATGCGAATGCCCTCATCGAATCCCTGGATCAGCTCCTCGCCAAGAAGCGCCACATCAAACAGGGCGCCATGCAGGAATTGCTCACCGGCAAGAAGCGCCTGCCGGGCTTCAGCGGGGAGTGGGAGGTGAAGCGGTTGGGAGAAATTTTGACCGTCTGCCATGGCAAGAGTCAGAGCGACGTCGAAGCTACGGACGGCCAATACCCAATCCTAGCGAGTGGCGGCGAAATTGGTAGGGCGAATCGCTTCCTCTACGACAAGCCATCTGTCCTGATCGGTCGAAAGGGAACGATTGATCAACCCCAATACATGGACACCCCGTTCTGGACGGTTGACACGCTTTTTTACTCAGTTGTTCATGAACCCAATCACGCCAAATTCATGTTCTACCGGTTCTGTTTGATTGATTGGAAGCAGCACAACGAGGCGTCCGGCGTTCCGAGCCTCAATGCGCGGACAATCGAGAAAATTGAAATCTCCAGCCCCGCGCCAGACGAACAATCCGCCATCGCCGCTATTCTCTCCGATATGGACGTCTCGATCGGCGCGCTAGAAGCCAAGCTCTCCAAAACCCGCCAGCTCAAGCAGGGCATGATGCAGGAACTGCTCACCGGGAGGATCCGCCTCGTATGA
- a CDS encoding type I restriction-modification system subunit M: MALKKSELYSSLWSSCDELRGGMDASQYKDYVLVLLFIKYVSDKYAGQPYAPITIPRGASFKDMVALKGKSDIGDQINKKIIAPLANANKLSDFPDFNDAAKLGSGKEMVDRLTNLIAIFENPALDFSKNRADDDDILGDAYEYLMRHFATESGKSKGQFYTPAEVSRIMAQISGIRTAKTSAATTVYDPTCGSGSLLLKVGTEAGTPVTLYGQEKDAATSGLARMNMILHNNPTALIMQGNTLADPKFKEGDTLKTFNYVVANPPFSDKRWSTGLDPLNDPFERFKAFGVPPAKQGDYAYLLHIVRSLKSTGKGACILPHGVLFRGNAEADIRRALVRKGYIKGIIGLPANLFYGTGIPACIVVIDKEDAQARKGVFMIDASGGFMKDGPKNRLRSMDIHKIVDVFNKRLDVPKYARMVPFAEIEKNEFNLNLPRYIDSQTPEDLQDIAGHLQGGIPAADVDALQRYWDVCPKLRHSLFKKSRPGYFALTVEKSTIKSAIYEHPEFAAFIVGMNAHFAAWRKKTAAKLKALQAGCHPKEVIAALAEGLLAHYAGKPLIDPYDIYQHLMDYWADTMQDDGYLIAADGWKAETTRIIEKDKKGREKDKGWTCDLVPKSLIVARYFVKDQRDVDQLAAELEGVTAHLTEMEEEHSGEDGAFAELDKVNKANVASRLKEIKGDKEAKDEAAVLNQWLKYNNKEAELKKQLKETEVALDTKAYAYYPKLSESDIKTLVVDDKWLATLDAAINGEMDRISRQLTQRVKELAERYETPLPQMVNRLAELEAKVNRHLEKMGFSWK; encoded by the coding sequence ATGGCCCTAAAAAAATCTGAACTCTATTCCTCCCTCTGGTCTAGCTGCGATGAACTGCGTGGCGGAATGGATGCCAGCCAGTACAAAGATTACGTCCTCGTCCTGCTCTTCATCAAATACGTCAGTGACAAATACGCGGGCCAGCCCTACGCGCCGATCACGATCCCGCGTGGCGCAAGCTTCAAGGACATGGTTGCTCTCAAGGGCAAGAGCGATATCGGCGACCAGATCAACAAGAAGATCATCGCCCCGCTGGCCAACGCCAACAAACTCTCCGATTTCCCCGACTTCAATGACGCCGCCAAGCTCGGCAGTGGCAAAGAAATGGTGGACCGGCTCACCAACCTGATCGCCATCTTCGAGAACCCGGCGCTCGACTTCTCCAAGAACCGCGCTGACGACGACGACATCCTGGGCGACGCCTACGAATACCTGATGCGACACTTCGCCACCGAGAGCGGCAAGAGCAAGGGGCAGTTCTACACACCCGCCGAGGTCAGCCGCATCATGGCCCAGATCAGCGGCATCCGTACCGCGAAGACCAGCGCCGCCACCACCGTCTACGATCCCACCTGCGGTTCCGGCTCGCTGCTCCTGAAGGTCGGCACTGAGGCCGGCACTCCCGTCACGCTTTACGGGCAGGAGAAAGACGCCGCCACCAGCGGCCTCGCGCGGATGAACATGATCCTGCACAACAATCCAACCGCGTTGATCATGCAGGGCAACACGCTGGCCGATCCAAAATTCAAGGAGGGCGACACCCTCAAGACCTTCAACTATGTCGTCGCCAATCCGCCCTTTTCCGACAAGCGCTGGAGCACCGGCCTCGATCCGCTAAACGATCCCTTCGAGCGCTTCAAAGCCTTCGGCGTCCCTCCCGCCAAACAGGGAGATTACGCCTACCTGTTGCACATTGTCCGCTCGCTGAAGAGCACCGGCAAAGGTGCGTGCATCCTCCCGCACGGCGTACTGTTCCGCGGCAACGCCGAGGCCGACATTCGCCGCGCCCTCGTGCGCAAAGGCTACATCAAGGGGATCATCGGCCTGCCCGCCAATCTCTTCTACGGCACCGGCATCCCGGCCTGCATCGTGGTCATCGACAAGGAGGACGCCCAGGCCCGCAAGGGTGTCTTCATGATCGATGCCAGCGGCGGCTTCATGAAGGACGGCCCCAAAAACCGCCTGCGCAGCATGGACATTCACAAGATCGTGGACGTCTTTAACAAACGGCTCGACGTCCCGAAGTACGCGCGGATGGTCCCCTTCGCGGAGATTGAGAAGAACGAGTTCAACCTAAACCTTCCGCGCTATATCGACAGCCAGACGCCCGAGGATCTGCAGGACATCGCGGGCCATCTGCAGGGCGGTATCCCCGCGGCCGATGTCGATGCGCTCCAGCGTTACTGGGATGTCTGCCCAAAACTACGACATTCGCTGTTCAAGAAAAGCCGCCCCGGCTACTTCGCTCTCACCGTGGAGAAGTCGACCATCAAGTCCGCCATCTACGAGCACCCGGAGTTCGCCGCCTTCATCGTCGGCATGAACGCCCATTTCGCCGCGTGGCGCAAGAAGACCGCCGCAAAGCTGAAAGCCTTGCAGGCCGGATGCCATCCCAAGGAGGTTATCGCGGCGCTGGCCGAGGGCCTGCTCGCCCACTACGCCGGCAAGCCGCTGATCGATCCCTACGACATCTATCAGCACCTGATGGATTACTGGGCGGATACCATGCAGGACGACGGATATCTTATCGCCGCCGATGGATGGAAGGCCGAGACCACCCGCATCATCGAGAAGGACAAGAAGGGAAGGGAGAAAGACAAGGGATGGACCTGCGACCTCGTGCCCAAATCCCTCATCGTCGCCCGCTATTTTGTTAAAGATCAGAGGGATGTCGATCAGCTCGCCGCCGAGCTTGAGGGTGTCACAGCCCACCTCACCGAGATGGAGGAGGAGCATAGCGGCGAGGACGGGGCCTTCGCTGAACTTGACAAGGTGAATAAGGCCAATGTCGCGAGCAGATTGAAGGAGATTAAGGGCGATAAGGAAGCGAAGGACGAAGCGGCCGTACTGAACCAGTGGCTGAAGTATAACAATAAGGAGGCCGAACTTAAAAAGCAGCTCAAGGAAACTGAGGTGGCGCTTGATACCAAAGCCTATGCCTATTATCCTAAGCTTTCCGAGTCTGATATCAAAACGCTGGTGGTAGACGACAAGTGGCTCGCTACGCTGGATGCCGCCATCAACGGCGAGATGGATCGTATAAGCCGGCAACTTACCCAGCGGGTGAAGGAACTCGCCGAGCGCTACGAAACTCCGCTGCCACAGATGGTCAACCGTTTGGCCGAGCTGGAAGCCAAGGTGAACCGCCATCTAGAGAAGATGGGTTTCTCATGGAAGTGA